A genome region from Ammoniphilus oxalaticus includes the following:
- a CDS encoding TIGR01440 family protein: MFNPQRIGEQLETAVGELLAEAPLNSSQILVVGTSTSEVVGARIGTAGSAQAAETIYRVLSNARQKSEFHLAFQCCEHLNRALVVERTTAATFGLEEVSVIPVAKAGGSMAAYAYHQFSEPVMVEVIQADAGIDIGDTLIGMHLKRVAVPFRSDTVRSIGEAHLTMAYTRPKLIGGTRAVYTRE; the protein is encoded by the coding sequence ATGTTTAATCCGCAACGGATTGGCGAACAATTGGAAACGGCAGTTGGTGAGTTGTTAGCAGAGGCGCCGTTAAATTCCTCGCAGATCCTTGTCGTTGGGACAAGCACGAGTGAAGTGGTCGGCGCGCGCATTGGCACAGCAGGCAGCGCGCAAGCTGCGGAAACGATTTATCGCGTGTTGTCAAACGCGCGTCAGAAGTCGGAATTTCATCTCGCTTTTCAATGTTGCGAACATTTAAATCGGGCTCTTGTTGTGGAGCGAACGACGGCTGCGACATTTGGCCTGGAGGAAGTGTCCGTCATCCCAGTCGCTAAGGCGGGGGGATCGATGGCAGCATACGCTTATCATCAGTTTTCAGAACCTGTCATGGTTGAGGTCATTCAAGCCGATGCGGGCATTGATATTGGGGATACGTTGATCGGCATGCACTTGAAACGAGTGGCTGTTCCGTTTCGATCCGACACAGTGCGTTCCATTGGTGAGGCCCATCTAACCATGGCTTACACACGTCCAAAATTAATCGGGGGAACCCGAGCTGTTTATACGCGTGAGTAA
- the glyA gene encoding serine hydroxymethyltransferase, translating into MFEFLGKNDPQIAKAINQELGRQRSEIELIASENFVSESVLEAMGTVLTNKYAEGYPGRRYYGGCEFVDIVEDLARDRAKELFGGDHVNVQPHSGAQANMGVYFSVLEPGDTVLGMNLSHGGHLTHGSPVNFSGKIYNFVDYGVTEDTNLIDYDDVRAKALEHKPKMLVAGASAYPRAIDFKKMREIADEVGAYFMVDMAHIAGLVATGHHQSPVPYAHFVTTTTHKTLRGPRGGLIICNEEFARDIDRTIFPGVQGGPLMHVIAAKAVALGEALKPEFKTYSEQVIKNASQLASSLQEAGVTIVSGGTDNHIVLLDVRSLNMNGRDAEELLEKVGVTTNKNTIPFDPESPFVTSGIRTGSPAVTSRGFDEAAMKEVAAIMALALKNPEDEAKHAEARQRVDALCERFPLYPGMKLI; encoded by the coding sequence ATGTTTGAATTTTTAGGGAAAAATGATCCGCAAATTGCGAAGGCAATCAATCAAGAATTAGGCAGACAGAGAAGTGAAATTGAACTAATCGCATCTGAAAACTTTGTTAGCGAATCGGTGCTTGAAGCAATGGGCACAGTGTTAACAAACAAGTATGCGGAAGGATATCCAGGCCGTCGCTACTATGGCGGTTGCGAATTTGTGGATATTGTTGAAGACTTGGCTCGCGACCGAGCGAAAGAGTTATTTGGAGGCGACCACGTAAACGTGCAGCCGCACTCTGGAGCGCAAGCAAACATGGGCGTGTACTTTTCTGTGTTAGAGCCAGGCGACACGGTGTTGGGAATGAATCTATCTCACGGCGGTCACTTGACCCACGGTAGCCCCGTTAACTTCTCCGGTAAAATCTACAACTTTGTGGACTACGGTGTAACCGAAGATACGAATTTGATCGATTATGATGATGTTCGGGCAAAAGCGCTAGAGCACAAGCCGAAAATGTTAGTTGCCGGCGCAAGCGCGTACCCGCGAGCAATCGACTTCAAGAAAATGCGTGAAATTGCTGACGAAGTTGGCGCGTACTTTATGGTTGACATGGCTCATATCGCTGGGTTAGTTGCGACAGGTCATCACCAAAGTCCAGTTCCGTATGCGCACTTTGTAACAACAACGACGCACAAAACATTGCGCGGACCTCGTGGCGGGCTGATCATTTGTAACGAAGAATTTGCTCGTGACATTGATCGCACGATTTTCCCAGGTGTGCAAGGTGGACCATTAATGCACGTGATTGCGGCAAAAGCGGTTGCGTTGGGTGAGGCGTTGAAGCCTGAGTTCAAAACGTACAGTGAACAAGTCATCAAAAACGCGTCTCAATTGGCATCTTCTTTGCAAGAAGCGGGCGTTACAATCGTATCTGGCGGAACGGACAACCACATTGTGTTGCTTGACGTGCGCAGCCTGAACATGAACGGTCGCGATGCGGAAGAGTTGTTGGAAAAAGTAGGCGTAACGACGAACAAAAACACGATTCCATTTGACCCGGAAAGCCCGTTTGTAACGAGCGGAATCCGTACAGGATCGCCAGCAGTGACGTCACGCGGGTTCGATGAAGCAGCAATGAAGGAAGTTGCGGCAATCATGGCTCTGGCGTTGAAAAACCCAGAAGACGAGGCAAAACACGCGGAAGCTCGCCAACGCGTAGATGCTTTGTGCGAACGTTTCCCACTTTATCCGGGTATGAAATTAATCTAA
- the upp gene encoding uracil phosphoribosyltransferase translates to MGNLYIFDHPLIQHKLTYIRDKQTGTKEFRELVDEVSLLMAYEITRDLPLQEVEVETPVTTCKSKVIAGKKLGLIPILRAGIGMVDGFLSLIPSAKVGHVGLYRDPETLQPVEYYLKLPSDIQDRVLIVIDPMLATGGSAEAAITALKKRGARQMKLMCLIAAPEGIEKVRAEHPDVDIYVAAIDQQLDEHGYIVPGLGDAGDRLFGTK, encoded by the coding sequence ATGGGAAATTTATATATTTTTGATCATCCTTTGATTCAACACAAACTGACATACATACGCGATAAACAGACCGGAACGAAGGAGTTCCGCGAGCTCGTTGACGAGGTGTCCTTGTTGATGGCTTACGAGATCACCCGTGATTTGCCGTTGCAAGAAGTTGAAGTGGAGACGCCGGTCACCACATGTAAATCAAAAGTGATCGCTGGCAAAAAACTAGGTCTTATTCCAATCCTGCGGGCGGGGATCGGGATGGTGGACGGTTTTTTAAGTTTAATACCTTCCGCAAAAGTAGGTCATGTTGGGTTATACCGTGATCCTGAAACGTTGCAACCGGTAGAATATTATTTGAAGTTGCCAAGTGATATTCAAGACCGTGTGTTAATCGTGATTGATCCGATGTTAGCTACGGGCGGGTCTGCGGAAGCGGCGATTACCGCTTTGAAAAAGCGCGGGGCGAGACAGATGAAGTTAATGTGCTTGATTGCTGCGCCCGAAGGGATCGAAAAGGTGCGAGCGGAGCATCCAGATGTGGATATCTATGTTGCCGCTATTGATCAACAGTTGGATGAACATGGGTATATTGTGCCTGGCTTAGGAGACGCTGGAGATCGTCTGTTTGGGACGAAGTGA
- the wecB gene encoding non-hydrolyzing UDP-N-acetylglucosamine 2-epimerase has protein sequence MKKRIMTIFGTRPEAIKMAPLVHELKKYDEFEPIVCVTAQHRQMLDQVLEIFEIEPDYDLNIMQDRQTLVDVTNRALAGLDQVMKEVRPDMALVHGDTTTTFVAGLAAFYNQVAIGHVEAGLRTYNKYSPYPEEINRQLTSAMTDLHFAPTTLSADNLRKENRKENSIFITGNTVIDAQKTTVREDYTHPALEELAGLRLVLMTAHRRENLGEPMRGMFRAIRRLVDEHEDIAVVYPVHLNPLVKEAAEEILGEHPRIRLINPLDVVDFHNFMARSYLILTDSGGIQEEAPAFGVPVLVLRDTTERPEGIDAGTLKLAGTDENVIFNMADELLSDEAAYSRMSKAENPYGDGEASRRIAEAILYYYGYRKESPIPF, from the coding sequence ATGAAGAAAAGAATTATGACCATTTTCGGTACAAGGCCGGAGGCGATCAAAATGGCTCCGCTTGTTCATGAGTTAAAAAAATATGATGAATTTGAGCCGATCGTTTGTGTAACGGCTCAACACCGACAAATGCTGGACCAGGTGCTAGAGATTTTTGAGATCGAGCCAGACTATGATTTAAACATCATGCAGGACCGCCAAACCTTGGTTGACGTTACCAACCGCGCCTTGGCTGGACTTGATCAGGTGATGAAAGAGGTCAGGCCGGATATGGCGCTCGTGCATGGTGATACGACAACGACATTTGTTGCGGGCTTGGCCGCTTTTTATAATCAGGTGGCGATTGGCCACGTGGAAGCTGGACTGCGTACATACAATAAGTACTCTCCTTATCCGGAAGAAATCAATCGTCAATTGACGAGCGCGATGACCGATTTACATTTCGCTCCAACAACGCTGTCAGCGGACAACCTCCGCAAGGAAAATCGCAAAGAGAATTCCATTTTTATTACAGGGAACACGGTGATCGACGCGCAAAAGACGACGGTTCGAGAGGATTACACACACCCAGCGCTCGAGGAGTTAGCGGGTTTGCGTTTAGTGTTGATGACCGCCCATCGTCGCGAAAATTTAGGAGAACCGATGCGTGGGATGTTCCGCGCAATTCGGCGTTTAGTAGACGAGCATGAAGATATTGCGGTCGTTTATCCTGTCCATCTCAATCCGCTTGTGAAAGAAGCGGCTGAGGAGATTCTTGGTGAGCACCCGCGGATTCGGCTGATTAACCCGTTGGATGTGGTTGATTTTCATAATTTCATGGCCCGTTCCTATTTGATTTTGACTGATTCAGGCGGTATTCAAGAGGAGGCTCCCGCGTTTGGGGTGCCAGTGCTGGTGTTACGGGATACGACAGAGCGCCCAGAAGGCATTGATGCAGGGACATTGAAGTTGGCGGGCACAGATGAGAATGTCATTTTTAACATGGCTGATGAGTTGCTCAGCGATGAAGCGGCTTACAGTCGCATGTCCAAAGCGGAAAATCCGTATGGCGATGGTGAAGCATCGCGTCGAATTGCAGAAGCGATCCTTTATTATTATGGCTATCGGAAAGAGAGCCCGATCCCGTTTTAA
- a CDS encoding IS1 family transposase, protein MKKRTMFFRRFSTPEIYLQLIKTLSNQGSARHCPNCKSNHVIGHGQYRERKRYKCKSCNRTFNDLTSTPLHYTHHPYKFVEFLFCMIRGYSLHNCAVCAGIHYVTAFYWRHKALHALQQIEKDFFYQYTRENLRDRWSSPYITFKDVVPFRLVDLTQEEEKEFQEWMRFRNWIKVKYLSRYLAWFRFARNQVYLVRYVQIENLFLLLCSIPIVQTYQTIKQAC, encoded by the coding sequence ATGAAGAAAAGAACTATGTTTTTCCGTCGCTTCTCTACTCCTGAAATTTACCTACAACTTATAAAGACTCTTAGTAACCAAGGATCTGCGCGCCACTGTCCAAACTGTAAAAGCAACCACGTAATTGGTCATGGTCAATACCGCGAACGAAAGCGATACAAATGCAAGAGTTGTAATCGTACTTTTAATGATCTTACGAGCACTCCTCTTCATTACACGCATCACCCCTATAAATTTGTTGAATTTTTATTTTGTATGATTCGCGGCTATTCTTTACACAATTGCGCTGTTTGCGCGGGGATCCATTATGTTACGGCTTTTTATTGGCGCCATAAGGCGCTCCACGCGCTTCAGCAAATAGAAAAGGACTTCTTTTATCAATATACGCGCGAAAATCTTCGCGATCGTTGGAGCTCTCCCTACATTACTTTTAAAGATGTTGTTCCATTCCGTTTAGTCGATTTAACCCAAGAGGAAGAAAAGGAATTCCAGGAATGGATGAGGTTTCGTAATTGGATCAAAGTAAAATATCTAAGCAGGTACTTAGCCTGGTTTCGCTTTGCCCGCAATCAAGTATATTTAGTTAGGTATGTTCAAATTGAAAATCTATTTTTACTGCTTTGCTCGATCCCTATTGTCCAAACATACCAAACGATTAAACAAGCTTGCTAA
- a CDS encoding phosphodiester glycosidase family protein yields the protein MVLAMLLSLALPSVAANAQSAGTLPIQLVSEQQIGEGVVLQTYNKQIAGKKSWVYVTKVDLNNSYAQVKPIYGKNGTFAAKQSVEALARETGAIAAVNADFFNMQKRTPFGMAVDQGEIVSSMARVPAWSSLGIFQDRTAVIDHFTYKGTVTTPSGETFPIQGVNKEEYMATGIQSHKDQINLYTPRFGSTSFGSRPGLTDYTEVVVENGIIKDIRVNHPQGAPIPANGFVLWGNGSGANFLGKFKVGEAVQISSAHAAVSSGRQDVLAAMGGHLLLVDNGKVLNPYDRTITGKVSRSAVGVSQDGKTLYLAAVEGPSNSRGMELGELAQTMHEIGAYRAANLDGGGSTTMVARKLAETNLTVLNVPQYRTQRQIPTAIGVFNTAPKGGAIKGFKIEGPAQVVKGTEVAFQVAGGWDQHFHPYAINQAQVTWTGPNAFNGNKMLALTTGTHDVTATYQGLQQTRKLEVVGASAVSKLIVEPSIIAVNKGQSTNFKVKVQMKDGKTLDVSPLAVTTSVSPELGTVEGFTFTAGQADNKGTINVNFDGIQLNVPVSVGTSRQPFENFENFQQKLSFLALPQQLAGQGSFRLTQPGEPVYSGQKGLKLQYNFANVAASENRFAYGLIGEAPLTLPGTPLGVGLWVHGDGSNHWLRSEIIDANGKTHYMTYTREIDFNGWNYVVGNMPAEVVYPVKMKSIYVVSVPEGAQSRPNQGALYFDEMTLYQPYDPAKPSQPIPSPTEKPAAPEPVPAPSTPQPPQPNVADNPFKDVKKGAWYETPVVALYKDGIISGMSKDTFAPENPLTRAQFMTLLDKWLEWELEGDEELDFNDQIPDYAAPAVKAAVAKGIAQGFPGKLFKPNEPLTRAQMAVMLYNALLDRGDEFEKKPSPTFTDQTDIPDWAQEAVKVMAGQGYIKGMENAFEPQGQATRAQAAALIHQIKQQ from the coding sequence GTGGTCCTAGCGATGCTTTTATCGCTTGCCCTGCCTTCTGTTGCCGCCAATGCCCAGTCCGCTGGGACATTGCCGATTCAACTTGTGTCGGAACAGCAGATCGGGGAAGGTGTCGTATTACAAACGTATAACAAGCAAATTGCTGGGAAAAAGTCATGGGTTTATGTTACAAAAGTAGACTTGAACAATTCCTATGCGCAGGTTAAACCGATCTATGGTAAAAATGGAACGTTTGCCGCAAAACAAAGCGTAGAGGCATTAGCTCGTGAAACGGGAGCGATCGCCGCAGTCAACGCTGACTTTTTTAATATGCAAAAACGTACCCCATTTGGCATGGCTGTCGATCAAGGGGAAATTGTTTCATCCATGGCGAGAGTGCCAGCTTGGTCTAGTTTAGGTATTTTTCAAGATCGCACCGCGGTCATCGACCACTTTACTTACAAAGGAACGGTAACGACTCCGAGTGGAGAAACGTTCCCAATCCAAGGGGTAAACAAAGAGGAATACATGGCGACGGGTATTCAGAGTCACAAAGATCAAATTAACCTTTACACGCCGCGATTTGGTTCAACGAGTTTTGGATCGCGTCCAGGACTTACTGACTACACGGAAGTTGTCGTGGAAAATGGGATCATCAAAGACATTCGCGTCAACCACCCACAGGGCGCTCCGATTCCCGCGAATGGGTTCGTGTTGTGGGGGAACGGATCAGGGGCTAATTTCCTCGGCAAATTTAAAGTTGGCGAAGCTGTACAAATAAGTTCGGCGCACGCCGCTGTCAGCAGTGGTCGACAGGATGTTTTAGCGGCAATGGGCGGACATCTATTACTCGTTGATAATGGGAAGGTGTTGAATCCATATGACCGTACGATTACGGGGAAAGTATCGCGCTCCGCAGTTGGAGTGTCCCAAGATGGAAAAACCCTTTATCTAGCGGCAGTGGAGGGGCCGTCCAACAGTCGCGGAATGGAGCTCGGCGAACTGGCCCAAACAATGCATGAGATTGGCGCATATCGGGCGGCGAACCTTGATGGCGGAGGTTCAACAACGATGGTCGCTCGTAAGCTGGCAGAAACGAATTTGACGGTGCTAAACGTTCCGCAATATCGAACACAGCGTCAAATTCCGACCGCGATTGGTGTATTCAATACGGCGCCGAAAGGCGGGGCGATCAAAGGCTTTAAAATTGAAGGTCCCGCTCAAGTTGTAAAAGGAACTGAGGTCGCATTCCAAGTTGCCGGGGGATGGGATCAGCATTTCCATCCATACGCGATCAATCAGGCCCAAGTTACGTGGACAGGCCCGAACGCCTTCAATGGCAATAAAATGCTGGCGTTAACAACGGGTACCCACGATGTTACGGCGACTTACCAAGGACTGCAACAGACTCGAAAGTTGGAAGTAGTTGGAGCATCGGCGGTGTCCAAGTTAATCGTCGAACCGTCGATCATCGCCGTGAACAAGGGGCAGTCAACTAACTTCAAAGTGAAAGTTCAAATGAAAGACGGAAAAACGCTCGATGTTTCGCCGTTAGCCGTTACAACGTCTGTTAGCCCAGAACTCGGAACCGTAGAAGGATTTACTTTTACAGCGGGACAGGCGGACAATAAAGGGACAATCAATGTCAATTTTGATGGAATCCAGTTGAACGTACCTGTTTCTGTCGGTACCTCTCGACAACCTTTTGAAAACTTTGAAAACTTTCAACAAAAATTAAGTTTCTTAGCCCTACCGCAACAGCTCGCGGGACAAGGGTCGTTTCGATTGACCCAGCCTGGCGAACCGGTTTATAGCGGACAAAAGGGATTAAAACTTCAATACAATTTTGCCAATGTCGCAGCAAGCGAGAACCGTTTTGCTTACGGTCTCATTGGGGAAGCGCCGCTTACGTTGCCAGGAACGCCGCTCGGTGTCGGCCTATGGGTACACGGAGATGGCAGCAATCACTGGTTGCGATCGGAAATTATTGATGCCAACGGCAAAACGCATTACATGACTTACACACGTGAAATCGATTTTAACGGATGGAACTACGTCGTGGGGAACATGCCTGCGGAAGTGGTTTATCCTGTGAAAATGAAAAGCATCTATGTCGTGAGTGTGCCGGAAGGGGCTCAGAGCCGTCCGAACCAAGGCGCATTGTATTTTGATGAGATGACCTTGTATCAACCGTATGACCCGGCGAAGCCATCGCAACCGATTCCGTCGCCAACCGAAAAACCAGCAGCCCCAGAACCCGTTCCAGCGCCGTCAACACCACAACCGCCACAACCAAATGTAGCGGACAATCCTTTTAAGGATGTAAAAAAAGGAGCTTGGTATGAGACGCCAGTTGTAGCGCTTTATAAAGATGGGATTATCAGCGGCATGTCAAAAGATACGTTTGCCCCTGAAAATCCGCTTACGCGCGCTCAGTTTATGACGTTATTGGACAAGTGGTTAGAGTGGGAATTGGAGGGTGACGAGGAACTTGATTTCAATGATCAAATTCCAGATTACGCGGCGCCTGCTGTCAAAGCGGCTGTAGCCAAAGGGATCGCCCAAGGATTCCCTGGAAAACTATTTAAGCCGAATGAGCCCTTAACACGCGCCCAAATGGCGGTTATGCTGTATAACGCATTGCTCGATCGCGGTGACGAATTCGAGAAGAAGCCATCACCGACGTTTACTGATCAAACTGACATCCCAGATTGGGCTCAGGAAGCGGTGAAGGTCATGGCTGGACAAGGGTATATCAAAGGAATGGAAAACGCCTTTGAACCTCAAGGCCAAGCAACCCGCGCTCAAGCGGCAGCCTTGATCCATCAAATTAAACAACAATAG
- a CDS encoding AtpZ/AtpI family protein — translation MPNPQQSPWKGLSLVSVIGMDVGIGTYVGVWLGKKVDVYLNSAPWGLVGGVFVGVATGVLVAVPIIKRLLGDS, via the coding sequence ATGCCGAATCCGCAGCAATCACCTTGGAAGGGCTTGTCTCTTGTCTCCGTGATTGGTATGGATGTTGGAATTGGGACGTACGTGGGTGTTTGGCTAGGAAAGAAAGTAGACGTATACTTAAACTCGGCCCCATGGGGACTTGTGGGCGGTGTCTTTGTAGGTGTTGCTACTGGTGTGTTAGTGGCTGTGCCCATAATTAAGAGGCTTCTAGGGGATAGTTAA
- a CDS encoding ATP synthase subunit I, which produces MNAYKMGIQRMVIWTASALVGAIAGWIFSSYRAWFAGFILGCFFGLISAVYTAWRINQFGEMLTSKVDGQKKQRSLGTSTRFGLAVLATVITIKFPQHFHTPAMAIGLVTPMGIAFIDMFYHNLSEKDETRG; this is translated from the coding sequence ATGAATGCATACAAAATGGGAATCCAACGAATGGTAATCTGGACCGCTTCTGCATTGGTCGGCGCCATTGCTGGCTGGATATTCAGTTCGTATCGCGCGTGGTTTGCAGGTTTTATTTTAGGTTGCTTTTTCGGGTTGATTAGCGCGGTTTATACCGCATGGAGAATCAATCAGTTCGGAGAAATGTTAACAAGTAAAGTAGATGGTCAAAAGAAGCAGCGATCATTAGGGACGTCAACGAGATTTGGACTGGCTGTCTTGGCGACAGTGATCACGATCAAATTTCCGCAACATTTTCATACGCCAGCGATGGCGATTGGGTTGGTGACACCTATGGGAATTGCTTTTATTGATATGTTTTATCACAACTTAAGTGAAAAAGACGAAACCCGCGGGTGA
- the atpB gene encoding F0F1 ATP synthase subunit A, whose protein sequence is MDTSAAMGRLFGLDFNLAIVLTTTASAIIVFLIARAGAAAAISSVNSAAHAPRGAQNFMEWVIEFVRNVIGSTMDMKKGERYLGLGVTIILYIFVSNMIGLPLTFVAGNEVWWTTPTADPHVTLSLSVAMIILTQIFGLRDLGVGGYLKSYLQPQAWMVPLNIIEQFASALTLGMRLFGNMFAGGLLLGLLASAVYSGPFAMIGAAVPMIVWEMFSIFVGAIQSFVFLILTMVYISHRIAVDH, encoded by the coding sequence ATGGATACTAGCGCAGCGATGGGAAGGCTGTTTGGCTTGGATTTTAACCTAGCTATTGTTTTGACGACAACTGCTTCCGCAATCATTGTATTTTTAATTGCGCGAGCTGGGGCTGCCGCCGCGATCTCATCAGTTAATTCCGCTGCTCATGCGCCGAGAGGAGCGCAGAACTTTATGGAGTGGGTTATTGAATTCGTCCGTAATGTTATAGGCAGCACAATGGATATGAAAAAAGGTGAACGCTACCTCGGTTTGGGAGTTACTATAATTTTGTACATTTTTGTCTCTAATATGATAGGGCTTCCCTTAACCTTTGTAGCGGGTAATGAAGTATGGTGGACAACGCCGACCGCTGATCCGCATGTTACGCTTTCTTTATCAGTTGCAATGATTATTTTGACACAGATTTTTGGATTGCGTGATCTCGGTGTGGGAGGCTATCTAAAAAGTTATTTACAACCACAAGCGTGGATGGTGCCGTTGAACATCATTGAGCAGTTTGCCAGCGCGCTGACGCTTGGAATGCGTCTATTTGGTAATATGTTTGCTGGTGGATTGTTGTTAGGGTTATTAGCAAGCGCTGTCTATTCAGGACCGTTCGCTATGATTGGAGCAGCTGTCCCGATGATTGTGTGGGAAATGTTTAGTATTTTCGTAGGAGCGATTCAGTCTTTCGTCTTCCTCATCTTGACAATGGTTTATATTTCCCATAGAATCGCTGTCGACCACTAG
- the atpE gene encoding F0F1 ATP synthase subunit C, giving the protein MTGVLAAAIIAAAAAIGASIGIGMIVGNTVKSMARQPEIRGNLQTTMFIGIGLLEGIPIIAIVIAFMALGS; this is encoded by the coding sequence ATGACAGGAGTATTAGCAGCAGCAATTATTGCAGCAGCAGCAGCTATTGGAGCGAGTATTGGAATTGGTATGATCGTCGGTAACACAGTGAAAAGCATGGCGCGTCAACCAGAAATCAGAGGAAATCTGCAAACAACAATGTTTATCGGTATTGGTCTACTTGAGGGTATTCCGATCATTGCGATCGTTATCGCGTTTATGGCTTTAGGTAGCTAA
- the atpF gene encoding F0F1 ATP synthase subunit B has translation MDLEIQWGTALYSLVVFFVLLLLLRKYALKPILGVMEARQDKITNDITTAEKNREEAMKLLEEQKQAIQAARQDAAKIIENARVAADKQAEDILIKAAADVEQFKKNAQAEIVSETEKAMAALREQVGALSIMLATKIIEKELDDNQQEKLVSDFFKEVGEA, from the coding sequence ATGGATTTAGAAATTCAATGGGGAACGGCTCTGTATTCGCTAGTAGTGTTCTTTGTGTTGCTCTTATTGTTGCGTAAATATGCGCTTAAACCCATTCTAGGTGTGATGGAAGCGCGTCAAGATAAAATTACGAATGATATCACTACCGCAGAAAAGAATCGCGAAGAAGCGATGAAGTTGCTGGAAGAGCAAAAGCAAGCGATCCAAGCGGCTCGTCAAGACGCGGCGAAGATCATCGAAAACGCGCGCGTGGCCGCGGACAAGCAAGCGGAAGATATTTTAATTAAAGCGGCGGCTGATGTCGAACAGTTCAAAAAGAACGCTCAAGCTGAAATTGTTAGCGAAACAGAGAAGGCGATGGCGGCATTACGTGAACAAGTTGGAGCTTTATCTATTATGTTGGCGACAAAGATTATTGAAAAAGAGTTAGACGATAATCAACAAGAGAAGTTGGTGTCCGACTTCTTTAAAGAAGTAGGGGAAGCCTAA
- a CDS encoding F0F1 ATP synthase subunit delta, with the protein MSSPIVAKRYAYAFFEVASEKNQVDAIEQELQLIKQAMDENPAFLQFLQHPQITKAEKKKEITTVFKDKISEITLDFFNLLIDKSREDIITFTPVFFTEKANEARGLVDAVVTSVEPLSEEQEAGIAQSFNRLLNKEIRIQNQLDPSIMGGVIVQIGDRLYDGSVAGRLNRLQQSFRQAQVR; encoded by the coding sequence ATGAGTAGCCCGATTGTAGCAAAACGTTACGCGTATGCCTTTTTTGAGGTGGCTTCTGAAAAAAACCAAGTCGACGCGATTGAGCAAGAACTTCAATTAATTAAGCAGGCAATGGATGAAAACCCTGCCTTTTTGCAATTTTTGCAACACCCACAAATTACGAAAGCTGAAAAGAAGAAAGAAATCACAACTGTGTTTAAGGATAAAATCAGTGAAATCACGCTGGATTTCTTTAATCTTTTAATTGACAAAAGCCGCGAAGATATCATTACCTTCACTCCGGTTTTTTTCACGGAAAAAGCGAATGAAGCGCGTGGGTTGGTTGATGCGGTGGTGACATCCGTTGAGCCGTTGTCTGAAGAACAGGAAGCGGGCATCGCTCAGTCGTTTAATCGATTATTGAATAAAGAAATTCGAATTCAAAACCAGCTCGATCCATCAATTATGGGTGGTGTCATCGTACAGATTGGTGATCGCTTGTACGACGGAAGCGTGGCTGGAAGATTGAATCGTTTACAGCAGAGCTTCAGGCAAGCTCAAGTGAGATAG